In Mercenaria mercenaria strain notata chromosome 14, MADL_Memer_1, whole genome shotgun sequence, the following are encoded in one genomic region:
- the LOC123527032 gene encoding A disintegrin and metalloproteinase with thrombospondin motifs adt-1-like, translating into MKLGTALAYIFGIAAMATAYTRDGFKSTARPFTIRPKVNRSVSEDSDEKLNAKRDTRSAGGFPQELKYVITFDGKSDSELHLVRDHSHVLPPGFQQDLAGRFYRKPITNDLNVAFYKDLNGHGLFACQRQKSALEEFECGFSAMLDIGEETCYIGLGASHADCSAKTDGPFETLLEPIKEITLGNEAVRNKRSILPARGFKIVEVAYLPDAKFTDLFYRRHPGDIAAAEAEMLIFGTLLTNEINMYYSTLKETSNGDLDIQVYPTAVAIPGYKKNFPWSENYNDGTSLSATDDMKENLEYIINDSGFISERFDFVFALTGFNLKDSQTGSPIVSLTYLRTICTNSREKYAVTEFTSWNLPRVLAHELGHALGAEHDDDSSCPSGVNLMSLYLFAPNSTTKDTYYYFSTCSVDDISAHLNSLAFIEALTYPPRYQYIVRMD; encoded by the exons ATGAAGCTTGGAACGGCGCTGGCGTACATTTTTGGCATCGCTGCCATGGCAACTGCATACACAAGAGACGGCTTTAAAA GTACAGCAAGACCTTTCACAATAAGACCAAAAGTCAACAGAAGTGTGTCAGAGGATAGCGACGAGAAACTCAACGCCAAGCGAGATACTCGTTCCGCAGGTGGGTTCCCTCAAGAACTGAAGTATGTAATTACATTTGACGGAAAAAGTGACTCAGAGCTTCACCTTGTTCGAGATCATTCTCATGTGCTACCTCCGGGTTTCCAGCAGGACCTTGCGGGAAGGTTTTATCGAAAGCCTATAACAAATGATCTG aatgttGCGTTTTATAAAGATCTGAATGGGCATGGACTATTTGCCTGTCAGCGACAAAAGTCAGCACTGGAAGAATTTGAATGTGGGTTT TCTGCAATGTTAGATATAGGAGAAGAGACATGTTACATTGGTCTAGGGGCTTCACACGCAGATTGTTCAGCAAAGACTGATGGACCATTTGAAACATTACTGGAACCAATTA aaGAAATCACACTCGGAAATGAAGCAGTCAGAAATAAAAGAAGTATATTACCTGCCAGAGGTTTTAAAATTGTTGAAGTCGCTTATCTTCCTGACGCCAAATTTACTGATCT GTTTTACCGTAGACATCCTGGAGATATTGCCGCAGCGGAGGCGGAAATGCTGATATTTGGCACACTTCTCACAAATGAG ATAAATATGTACTATTCGacattaaaagaaacatcaaatggTGATCTAGATATTCAAGTATATCCCACAGCCGTTGCAATTCCAGGG TACAAAAAGAACTTTCCCTGGTCAGAGAACTATAACGACGGAACAAGCCTCTCTGCTACAGACGATATGAAAGAAAATCTAGAATACATTATAAATGACAGTGGTTTTATTTCTGAGAGGTTTGACTTTGTCTTCGCTCTCACAGG gtTCAATCTAAAAGACTCTCAGACTGGCAGTCCTATCgttt CATTAACATACCTTAGAACGATTTGCACGAACTCCCGGGAAAAGTATGCAGTCACAGAATTTACATCATGGAACTTACCGCGAGTTCTGGCGCACGAGCTTGGACATGC TTTGGGAGCTGAGCACGACGACGACAGTTCCTGTCCCAGTGGTGTGAATCTTATGTCACTGTATCTGTTCGCTCCGAACTCAACCACCAAAGACACGTACTACTACTTCTCCACGTGCAGTGTGGACGATATCAGCGCACATCTAAACAG CCTCGCTTTCATAGAAGCTCTTACTTATCCACCTCGCTACCAGTATATCGTGCGCATGGATTAA